ACGTGAAGGTTCTTTTTGAGATATTTTTAGATTTGCCCCATGGATTCAGGTTAAGTGTTAGATTTACATGTTTCATTGAAGTAGTTTCTTCATAGTGTATCCATACTTTGACTACATCATTGCACTCAGAAAATAGATTAACTGAATTACGTGATTCAGATCATTTAAGAAGATTTTCTGGTCCTCATTTTTAGTAGGGATGGTCAGAAGGGAAATCTTATGATGCTGAAACTAAAAGCTGAATTAAATTACTTGTCTATCTTCATTGAAACTTGAGTGAAATTTGGAAATCAGAGTGTAGGGAAATTCTTCAAAAGAGTCTTTTGAAGATCGGGTATGGGGATTGTCAATGTTTCCCCATGGCATGGATTTATTCATCAGTAGTGATCTTTGTCGTACATGAGCTATTAGGATGAAAACCTGGGGTGGATTTCTTCTGATTGTTTAGTAAGAACCGATCATGTCAAGCTTAATCATTGACGTCAGAGAATTATACAAGCAAACTCTTATCATTTATTTCTTAACTTGACATCCTGGCTTGCACAGCTGACAATGGCATCTTTATCTCCTCTTTTGGATTAATGTAACAGGTTCCTTTGGAAATTGGCCAACCTTTGAAGTCTTACACTTAGAGACAAACTCCAGCTTCTGCTGTCTCTTATATTGAGAAACATATAATGCATTTATATTATCATCACATAGATACATGGTTCTAGAAACTGAAAGAGTGAAATCCTGATTTTTAGATTGTAGTTCCTGAAATAAGCATTCTCGACATAGTGGCTTATAATATTTGGATGGAAAGGTAGGTTAGTGAGCCAGCCTTAAAATTATGGTTATGACTTGGGATTGGAGAACCAAGGTAGTTATTACAGTTGCAAGGTTAGTCAGTTGAATGGCATCCTACTGAATTTAAGCATTTGCAATCTTTGCATTCTGCCGTGTAGGAAACATGATTATGAGGAAGgatattaatatatgtttttctttttagtgCTTTGAACTAGTTAGGAAGTTGGGATCCACTAATGACATTTAAGTTCATCTTGCTTTCACATCACTAAATCAGTACTGACTGGCACTTGATCTTCATTATATTCTCATTCAGTTTAGATAACTTCTTGCAATTTATGGTTattgtcatattttatttttactttctaatGATATCAGTTAGCTTCTGTAACAAGCCTTTATTGATATCTTAAATTTTCCACATCAGGAGATGGAAAGGTCTGGTTGTCAGGCATTTGACCGTAAAAACCTGGCCGAGACATTCAAATGTCAAGGTAATAAAAATTTGTGTGCTTTTTTTTTGTTGGCAGTTAGTACTTCATATCTTTAACGTTTAATTTTAAGGGCTTATTGTTTGGAGAGTTTGAGAAAGTTCtgttcttctctttctttttttatctaatttatgCATGCTTTATctgtttatttgttaaaagtcATGAAATAGATTCTGTAAAAGCAGATCCTAGCAAATGAGCTCACTTGATATCCAATCTATCTAACAGGATTTTTTTTACGTAATGACTTAAACTCAATTACTATATACCCTTGTTGAGTAAAATGTGGAAAACATTAACATGAGCCTAAAGTCACCAAAATAGAAACAGGGCCTACCTAAATTGACTCTAAAGGACCCAAACCTAAAGTTACCAAAACGGAAACAGGTCCCACCTAAATTGATTCTAAAGGACCCAAACCTAAAGTCACCAAGGAACCCAATAGCTGCAACTTTTTTATAATAACTATTGCTTAAGTGTCAATGTGCTTACCATATGTGATGTTTTGGCAGCATGATCTTTTGAATATCTTGCAGTGTTCATTCTCTGTAAAAGCTGCTCTTAAGTTATATTGTTTTGCTTTCAGGTAACAGGACCATGCAATCAAAGCAATACTCTGATGCGATAGAGCTGTATTCTATTGCTGTTTCTCTTTGTGATGATAATGCAGTTTATTATTGTAATCGGTACAGCATTAATTTGCTCAAGCTgataaattgatatatatataactgTTCAATTTACCATATTTACCATATTTTTTTCCTTACCAAGAGATGGAAAGTCCTTATCCTGCTACGTCAAATTATTCTTGCACTATTAGGTCACCCTATCGGTTTCATTGAACACCGTAAAAGCTTTTAGACTTTGACTTTTAGGAATAGTAAACTTGCCTTTTCTGTTAATCATGTCCCAATAATATTAGGATTTAGGAATTTGGTTCTTTTTTTAATGTTCGGTTTCTAGTAACTTTTAGAGATAGTACatattttttgtatttgattGCAGCAAGTTTCTGACATTTTCACACATTCATCTTCGTAAAAATGCAATGTCTGATTGAATTATAATCTTTGTTTCTCAGGGCTGCTGCTTACACTCAAATTCAAAAGTACAATGAAGCCATTAGAGACTGTCATAAATCCATTGAAATTGACCCAAATTACAGCAAGGCATACAGTCGTCTTGGTTTAGCATATTATGCTCAAGGCAACTATGCTGATGCAATTGAGAAAGGATTTAAGAAAGGTTGGCGGGAAATTATATCTGAACTACACAGTGTTACTATTAGGGACAACCAAATCTAAGATATAATTTATAAGCATTTATCTCTTAGTGTGGATTGTATTACATTCACAGTTAAAGAAAACTTCCACATTTTCTtaaagtcctttttattttctttcaccaTATCAATAACAGATTAATGGTTGAAGATTCAATATGCTATCAAACATGGTAGTTTCTAacctttattttttctctttcatttaACTTGTGCAGCCTTGCAACTGGATCCAAACAATCAATCTGTGAAAGAAAATATTCAGGTAGGTTTCAGTGTTCCTTTTTTTACATCATTGTTGTGATCTTGATGTTCTGCTTGTGATATCCAGGTAGCTGAGCAGAAGTTGAATGATGAGCAGCAAAGGGCAGAATGGGATCAGGTAATATGAACTATTAGTCGCTTATAATAAAAGAAATCTGTATGTTATAATTAACTCGCAATAATATCCATTACCAGTTTACCACCTCACAGTTTGACACTAAAAGACAGAATGTATGACTCTCTCAAGCCTGTTGCCCTTGAAAATGGAACCCCATTTTGTTTACTGGTTATTCTCAAGAAATTTTGCTATTTGAATGCTATTTTGAAATGATTTCTTATTTTTCTGTATATGCATAAGCATCCCTGACCTTTCTGATCCAGAAtgtctcattttctttttcatcttctaataCCCGTCTTGCAGGGTGCTAGTTCCAGTCAAAATAATCAAGGATCCAATAACCAATCATCTGGATCAAGGAGTCATGGCAGATCATCTCCATTTAGAATGCCTTTCGACGCTAGTTCCCTTCCGACGGAGATTGCAAGCATGCTTATGAATATGGCTTCAAGTGCATATCAGGGACAACCATCTCAAAACAGGCAGGGGGAAGACGATAACATTAATGGATCAGAAGAGCCTGGGATAAGAGTAGGTGGGAACATCAACTTGAATTTCGGTGAGCAAATGCCAATACCAGAGGAATTAACCGGTGCTTTCAGATCTGTGATGGAAATGTTCTCGGGGACACCACCGCATGGAAACAACCAGGATACAAATGGAGGATCAGGTTCAAACTGAACTGCTATACAAACATGTTCACCATACTATTTTGAACTTCCAATAGCTTATGCCTTGGGTTTTAACCATTTTTGCCCCCGCCCCTTTTGATTGTTATAGAAAGTAAGTAGATAAACCAGCGATAGTGTATAATTCGTTGCAAAATGATGGAGCTGTTGAGATGATCAGATATCACTGCAAACTGTGTTGCTGAGAGTATTCCTTTTGTTTTGATTGTGGGTGATTGTAGATGCTTTGTCACGGTATCTTTTTTTGTTATACCTAACCTATCCAATCCTATATACTTTTATTAGGTTAGGAGATCATTTTTACCGGGGTAAATTTTGCAGTTAATTTCTTAATAGTTTTACAGTTGAATTTAGTAAATGCAATTGTTTCCGTTATTCATCAAATTGATTTGATATTACCACTAAACAGGAGCAAATCGCAGTCAACGTTCACCATACTAGGCAACACACCTAAGCAATTCCTGTAATGGAGAACACTTCAAATTGATTCAATATTTTTATCATCTAGATTGACGATGCTATTTCTATTGATGAACATTTAAATCAAGGTAATTGGTATTGTATTGGATGTACTATTTTGGTACCCGTttgttttggaatattattttaaatttattaaaaattatttttaatttaaatgaataagattaaataaattttaaatataaaatatttattaataaattctacaaataaaatttcatcattcaacaaacaaagaaaacaaaatcttGTACATTAAACTACAAAATTACCTCatgtattgtaatttttttttcttttttgcaactTTATTCATGTATCAGCTAATGCGGCCGGTTTGGTCGAAATAGAGCAAAAAGGGTCAGTGCAATTGGCATAACTCGGAATTTTCTTCTatgcaaaaaagaaaattaaatgttTCGCCTTACTGATGAAATGGTGCACACGGCCCGTTACAGTCAAAATTAGTGCAGAATTGACTGCTttgattaaacatcaaaaagatatctaaatatttttaatttgctcaaaattcTACACGCATAGTTTATGTGATAATTGgactattaaatataataaactatacaaaagaaaatgaaaatgtataaaatcaatttaatttttacacatttttaaATTGAATCCTTTCAAATAATCAATGTGTAAAATGTTTGTCTACATTAGGGTCATATATTGACCGTTCCAActaattgaaaaattacaaaacaaatCGTTCTCTTTTTCAACCCAagacattataatatttaatgtctccattttaattttattttttatattaacttttaatatttcaaatctagcatttcaatcaaatttttataaatatatatatatatatatattaggctACACAAAACTTTTAGTCTATAAATAATAAGAATCCTATGGATTGGGTAAGTAAAAAACTGATGTATCtatatttaattcataaataaccTTCCCGAAAAAATAGTTATACAATTAAAATACTTCAAAAATTGTGATAATAGtctatattttcaaattaaactatgatttaaattaataaaattaaaccatGATTTGAATTAATAAAACTAAACCATGATTTAAATTAACActtcattcaaatttaaatcaatatattcaaatttataataattcaaatcaaCGTAATCCCCCAAAAAATTTCAAATGGTTCGAATATTTGCTCAAccaatatgaaatttgaattaaattgtttaaaattagcttttgtttaa
The genomic region above belongs to Gossypium hirsutum isolate 1008001.06 chromosome D05, Gossypium_hirsutum_v2.1, whole genome shotgun sequence and contains:
- the LOC107905011 gene encoding small glutamine-rich tetratricopeptide repeat-containing protein, giving the protein MGKLKSDSPLSRRIVRSFLDFLDSVEPAPGVDLEGLEVARECLVEVFKLDSASINYVKPDLLIDIFSSLDESEDKKIKSDLSHRGTSDNATASLSAHDIGDNWTKESQSTGVSKDELFGQFFAAIEKIHFLRAMPDGNDDPAQLDKATRLFEDAVNEMERSGCQAFDRKNLAETFKCQGNRTMQSKQYSDAIELYSIAVSLCDDNAVYYCNRAAAYTQIQKYNEAIRDCHKSIEIDPNYSKAYSRLGLAYYAQGNYADAIEKGFKKALQLDPNNQSVKENIQVAEQKLNDEQQRAEWDQGASSSQNNQGSNNQSSGSRSHGRSSPFRMPFDASSLPTEIASMLMNMASSAYQGQPSQNRQGEDDNINGSEEPGIRVGGNINLNFGEQMPIPEELTGAFRSVMEMFSGTPPHGNNQDTNGGSGSN